CATAATCGTGTCTTCGATTCACTCAAGCAAATGATGGCACACATGGTAGACGTGTTTGGAGACTTGACTAACGAGACTGTTTCATCGTTGTGCCATTGCAGTTATCTTGATTTATGACATTACAAAATAAACTTTGTATAATATAGTTGCGGATATGCTATGCTACGAAGGGGTGTTGAACTTGGTGAGATATTCCTCGATCTCCGCGACGTCTCTGGCAAAGCCATGTTTGCCCATCAGGGCATAGGTGGCGATCTTTCCAGCTTCGACGCCGGGTTGATCCAAGGGATTGATGTGCAATAATTTGCCTGTGAAGACGGTCATAATCTCATAGAGCATGATAAATTCGCCTACGTGGAAGGCGTCGATTTGAGGGAAGACGAGGTTGCAATTTGGGCGTCCGGCTTTCGTGAGGGCAATTTCCGTGGCGCTGCGTTCGGCATTAAGCAACGTGGAAAGTTTCTTGCCTCCGAGGTAGCTCACTTCTTCGCGGTCGGGATGCAGGTTTGGGATGATGAAATCGTGAGTGAAATTTTCCACGGTGATGAAAGTGAATATCTTGTCGTTCGGGCCTTCAGTATAAAGCTGTACCTGTGAATGCTGGTCGGTGGTGCCGAGTGCCTTGACGGGAGTTTGACCAACCATGATCTCACGTCCGCGCACGTCATAGCGCTTGCCGAGGCTCTCCGCCCAAAGCTGACGATACCAATCCGCAAGATCAAAGAGCGCATTTGAATAGGGCATCATCACCGCAATGTTCTTGCCGCCGCGATAATAGAGATAATGCATCAAGCCACATAGATATGCGGGATTGGAATAGATATCCGTGCTACAGCAGCGATCCCGCATGGACGCGGCGCCTTTAAGAAGCCCGGAAATGTCGATGCCGACAAAAGCGGATGAGACGAGCCCCACATCCGTGAGTACGGAAAATCTGCCGCCGACGTTGTCCGGAACTATAAAAGACTGATATCCCTCGGAATTGATGACCTGCCGTAGAAAGCCCTTTTCACGATCGGTAGTGATTACTATGCGTCTTTTGAAATCCTGCGGAAAGCGCTTTTTTACGATCTCGGCGAGGATCATGTATCCTGCCATGGTTTCCGCGGTGGTGCCGCTTTTGGTGATCACGTTGAAGATCGTGGTCTCGAGGTTGATCTGCTGGAGGATTTCATGTAGTAGGACGGGATCGACGTTGTCATAGACAAAGAGCTTCTTCTTGAGCTTCGCTTCAGTGCACAGAGCGGAATATAGCGCTTTGTTGCCCAATGCCGAACCGCCGATGCCGATGACGACCATTGTATCAAAGCCGGCATCGAGGTTTTGGACAAAATCGGTGATATGAGTGATGTCAATCTCCGGAAGCTCATAGAAGCCAAGGAGATCCGCCTTGCGGTCGGCAATGATCTCTTCGTGCGCCTGCAGGCAGTTGGCATAAAAATCGGGCACCCGCTGGATGGGGATGGCGTTGTCGAGATAGTCGTTTTGAAACAGATTGCGATATTCAAAGCGCAGCATAGAGTTATCTCCTATATCTGGTAATATGGTGCAAGTGTTTTGAAGACAAGGGTTTCTATTTCCGGTAGCGTGATGGTTTCGGGAAGTTTTTTGATGACACTATCAAGGGTGTCGTCACAGTGGGAAATGATGTTTTTGACCCGGAAATAAGCAGTGGGATTGATGCTCAACTCATTGATTCCCAAGCCAATGAGCAGTGGGACGTATTCGTCTATCGATGCCATCTCCCCGCAGACTGATACTGGAATCGAGTTCTTGCGCGCGGCGTTGATACTAAACCGAATAAGGTTGATTACCGCGGGATGATGCTGAATGTATTGCGATGAAAGGTTTTCGTTGTTGCGATCGACCGCGAGGGTATATTGGACAAGGTCGTTGGTGCCAATGCTGAAGAAATCGCACACGTGGGCAAGTTCTTCTGCACAGAGCGCGGCGGAAGGGACTTCGATCATCACTCCGAGATCGATGTCCGTGTCATAAGTTTCGCCCTTGCCGTCAAGTTCTTTCATGCATTCCAGCACAATTGCGCGGGCTTTGAGAAAATCCTCGGAATCATTGATCATGGGAAACATCACTTTGATGTTGCTATCGGTTGAAGCGCGCAGGATGGCACGGATTTGGGTTTTGAAGACTTCTTTGTGTGCCAACGAAAAACGGATGCCGCGGCAACCGAGATAAGGGTTTTCCTCACGCGGTGAGGGGATCAGATGGGTAAGCTTGTCTCCGCCAAGATCGAATGTGCGGATGGTGACAGGATGTGGAGCCATTTTTTTGGCGATGCCGGTGTAGATCTGATACTGCTCTTCTTCGGTGGGAAGATGCTTTTTTCCCATATAGAGAAATTCGGTGCGAAAGAGTCCGATGCCGTCTGCTTTCAGCTCAAGAATACGATCGATCTCCTGTGGCAGCTCGATATTGCACATCAGCTTGATCCGTCGCCCGGAAAGAGTTCTTGCGCTCTGCCCGGCGGCGCCTTTCAGCTCTTCCTGCTGTCGGTCATATTTTTCCAACAGCTCGCGGTATTGATTGAGCGTCGCCTCGTCCGGAGAGATGATCAGGCGGGAATTGAGGGCATCGATGATCAGCGTTTCATCTTCCTCGACAAGTTCAAGAAGTTGGGGGATCGCGGAGAGAGCGGTGATATTCATAGCGCGGGTGAGTATCGAGGCGTGGGAATTGTAAGCTCCTCGTTCCGAACAATATGCGGGAATATTGAAGCTGGCAAAATTGGTCACCTGGCTGGGAGATATTTCTTGCACAATGGCGATCTGATCCGGTTCCCAGGCTGAATAATCCTCACCCGTGTCTCCCAAAAGGCTGCCCAGGAGACGATGCGCCACGTCTTTGTAGTCCACCGCGCGCTGGGCAAAGAAATCGTTGTCTAATTCGCGAAATTGCTGCACGATCTGATTGAAGGCATTGAGCACAGCCTGGGGAGCGGAGCTGGACTTTTCCTTTAGTTCATGTTCAAGCAGGGCAAGCACTTCGGGATCGCGGAGGATGAGCTGATGGATGCGGATGATGTCCTTGTCCGTTTCGCTGATTTGATATTGATCGAGATAGTTCTGGATGTCGCTTTCCACCAAATCGATGGCGGATAAGAGTAATTCCAGCTCGGATTCGCGTTCCTCCTCGACGATCTGCGTCTTTTCAATGTGATATTTTCTGCACCGGATCAGTTTTGCCCTACCAATGAAAACCCCGGGATTGATCGATAGACATTCCAGAACGCGCATGTCAGTTTTCCGTTATATCTTGGATCGGCATCAATCTTCTCCGAAACCGCTGGCGATGAGAGTGCTGATCTCTTCCAAAAGATATTCCTCGTCCACGCCGTCGGCGATCAGATTGAGCGAGGCGCCGCATTCCGCGGCAAGCATCATCACGCCCATGATGCTTTTGCCGTTCACTTTCATGCCGTCCTTTTCGATGAAAAATTCAGAGCGGTATTTGGTGGCGGCTTTGACCATCAGGGCGGATGGGCGTGCGTGCAAGCCAAGTTTGTTCGTAACCTTAATCGTTTTTCGATTCATCGATTCCGGCTCTGTTGTCCAATTGCTTTTGCAGAGTCTGTTTTCGTATCTCTTCGTGGACACGTTGGTTAAAATCCTCAGCGGCGTCATAACCGACGCTCTTAAGGATCATATTCATCGCCGCCACTTCCACAATAATGGAAACGTTTTTACCGGGGGAAACGGGAAGATAGATGATGGGAATCTTCACGCCGAGGTGTTCGGCATAGTTATTGGTAAGTCCCATACGCTCATAATCCATGTTTTCCTGCCATGGCATGAGTTCGATCTGCAGATCGATATCCTTTTGTCGGCGCACTCTCTCAATGCCAAACATGCGTTCAATGTTGACGAACCCGACTCCGCGGATCTCCATAAAGTGTCCGAAATCGCGTCCGGATTTGCCGATCAGCCGGTCTTCGAGGAAACGGATGGTGATGAGATCGTCGCCCACGAGGCTTTGTCCGCGGTGGACAAGATCGAGCGCGCATTCGCTTTTGCCGATGCCACTCTTTCCGGTGAGCAGGATTCCCAAGCCGAAAACGTCCACCAAGGTGGCGTGGATGGTCTTTTCCAGAGCGAAAAGATCCTGCAGATAGCGGGTGAGCTGTTGGATCAACTGGATCGTGGAAAAGCGGCTGGAAAGCAGCGCGATATTGAGATCGTTGGCGATATATTCAATCACGGGGGGAAGGGTCAAGCCCTTGGAAACGATCACGCAGGGAATGTCCGTTTTGAACATTTCGCGGACGCGTACGGTGAGCACCTCTTCCTTCAGGCTTTGCAGATAGCGCACTTCGGTCTCGCCTAACACCTGGATGCGATCCGAGGAAAAAACCTCAAGATAACCGGCTATCGCCAAACCCGGCCGATTGACGTTCGGTGAGGTCAGTTTCTTGTTCAGCGTCTCCGGTTCGGTGATCAGCGAGAGAGCGAGATCCTTTTTTTTGTTATCAAAAAACTCTTTTACCGTAATTTCTTTCATTGCACGTTCCTATAATATGTATCCTTCTGCCGGAAGAAAATAACCTCCGGCAGAAGGAACATGCTTTCTTTAGGGTTCAAACAGCTTGAAATGCTCCGCGTCCCTTTTCACAAGGACGTTGAGGCGATCTGTTTCGACGTTTTTGAAGATGAGGAATTCTTCTTTGACTCCATCTATTTTTTCCAGCGCTTCCTGCACGGACATCACTTCCGGAACGACGCGCTTGGTCTTGAGGGTTTTGCGAACCCGGCTTTCTGTATTCATGTGGATGTCAGATTCGCGCGAGAATTCGTCAAATTGCTCTTTGAGCGCTCTTTTCTGGTGGTCGGTGACTCGGTCCTTGAGCTTTTTGATCTGGGCTTCCATCTTGTCCAGAGCGGTGTCGATGGAAAGATACATATCCATCTC
The window above is part of the Candidatus Cloacimonadaceae bacterium genome. Proteins encoded here:
- a CDS encoding glucose-6-phosphate isomerase produces the protein MLRFEYRNLFQNDYLDNAIPIQRVPDFYANCLQAHEEIIADRKADLLGFYELPEIDITHITDFVQNLDAGFDTMVVIGIGGSALGNKALYSALCTEAKLKKKLFVYDNVDPVLLHEILQQINLETTIFNVITKSGTTAETMAGYMILAEIVKKRFPQDFKRRIVITTDREKGFLRQVINSEGYQSFIVPDNVGGRFSVLTDVGLVSSAFVGIDISGLLKGAASMRDRCCSTDIYSNPAYLCGLMHYLYYRGGKNIAVMMPYSNALFDLADWYRQLWAESLGKRYDVRGREIMVGQTPVKALGTTDQHSQVQLYTEGPNDKIFTFITVENFTHDFIIPNLHPDREEVSYLGGKKLSTLLNAERSATEIALTKAGRPNCNLVFPQIDAFHVGEFIMLYEIMTVFTGKLLHINPLDQPGVEAGKIATYALMGKHGFARDVAEIEEYLTKFNTPS
- the ptsP gene encoding phosphoenolpyruvate--protein phosphotransferase, with product MRVLECLSINPGVFIGRAKLIRCRKYHIEKTQIVEEERESELELLLSAIDLVESDIQNYLDQYQISETDKDIIRIHQLILRDPEVLALLEHELKEKSSSAPQAVLNAFNQIVQQFRELDNDFFAQRAVDYKDVAHRLLGSLLGDTGEDYSAWEPDQIAIVQEISPSQVTNFASFNIPAYCSERGAYNSHASILTRAMNITALSAIPQLLELVEEDETLIIDALNSRLIISPDEATLNQYRELLEKYDRQQEELKGAAGQSARTLSGRRIKLMCNIELPQEIDRILELKADGIGLFRTEFLYMGKKHLPTEEEQYQIYTGIAKKMAPHPVTIRTFDLGGDKLTHLIPSPREENPYLGCRGIRFSLAHKEVFKTQIRAILRASTDSNIKVMFPMINDSEDFLKARAIVLECMKELDGKGETYDTDIDLGVMIEVPSAALCAEELAHVCDFFSIGTNDLVQYTLAVDRNNENLSSQYIQHHPAVINLIRFSINAARKNSIPVSVCGEMASIDEYVPLLIGLGINELSINPTAYFRVKNIISHCDDTLDSVIKKLPETITLPEIETLVFKTLAPYYQI
- a CDS encoding HPr family phosphocarrier protein, whose product is MNRKTIKVTNKLGLHARPSALMVKAATKYRSEFFIEKDGMKVNGKSIMGVMMLAAECGASLNLIADGVDEEYLLEEISTLIASGFGED
- the hprK gene encoding HPr(Ser) kinase/phosphatase; the encoded protein is MKEITVKEFFDNKKKDLALSLITEPETLNKKLTSPNVNRPGLAIAGYLEVFSSDRIQVLGETEVRYLQSLKEEVLTVRVREMFKTDIPCVIVSKGLTLPPVIEYIANDLNIALLSSRFSTIQLIQQLTRYLQDLFALEKTIHATLVDVFGLGILLTGKSGIGKSECALDLVHRGQSLVGDDLITIRFLEDRLIGKSGRDFGHFMEIRGVGFVNIERMFGIERVRRQKDIDLQIELMPWQENMDYERMGLTNNYAEHLGVKIPIIYLPVSPGKNVSIIVEVAAMNMILKSVGYDAAEDFNQRVHEEIRKQTLQKQLDNRAGIDESKND
- the raiA gene encoding ribosome-associated translation inhibitor RaiA, whose protein sequence is MQITITARHFELTKAIRDYVETSCLKLKKYFDHIINVHVTLALENSRNLCEISLHASRFNLQSQSEEMDMYLSIDTALDKMEAQIKKLKDRVTDHQKRALKEQFDEFSRESDIHMNTESRVRKTLKTKRVVPEVMSVQEALEKIDGVKEEFLIFKNVETDRLNVLVKRDAEHFKLFEP